A window of the Tiliqua scincoides isolate rTilSci1 chromosome 5, rTilSci1.hap2, whole genome shotgun sequence genome harbors these coding sequences:
- the SLC25A38 gene encoding mitochondrial glycine transporter isoform X2, which produces MIQKSSPALFQARDVRDTVESLVMHPVLKAFVCGSISGTCSTLLFQPLDLLKTRLQTLQPTINGSGRVGMVNLLFKVVRTESLLGLWKGVSPSFARCIPGVGIYFSTLYVIKHHFLLDRSPTALESILLGGTSRTVAVVCMLPITVVKTRFESGRFGYESVHGALKNIYRSEGVHGLFSGLLATLLRDAPFSGIYLMFYTQTKKLMPYDQLDPAFTPLVNFGCGTFAGILASLATQPADVIKTHMQLSSEKYLRTGQAIAFIFREYGLLGFFRGAVPRALRRTLMAAMAWTVYEQMMSKMGLKS; this is translated from the exons atgCACCCTGTGCTGAAAGCCTTTGTTTGTGGCTCCATCAGTGGGACCTGCTCCACCCTACTATTTCAGCCCCTAGACCTACTTAAAACCCGGCTACAGACCCTGCAACCAACCATCAATGG ATCGGGCCGTGTTGGGATGGTAAATCTGCTCTTTAAGGTTGTTCGCACCGAAAGCTTACTAGGGCTTTGGAAAGGGGTTTCTCCT TCATTTGCAAGATGCATTCCAGGTGTGGGGATTTACTTCAGCACTTTATATGTGATAAAGCACCATTTTCTGCTGGATCGCTCCCCTACAGCCCTGGAGTCAATACTCTTGGGTGGAACCTCACGTACTGTTGCTGTTGTTTGCATGTTGCCTATCACTGTGGTGAAAACACGATTCGAg AGTGGAAGATTTGGCTATGAGAGTGTGCATGGAGCTTTGAAAAATATCTATCGGTCAGAAGGTGTCCATGGGTTGTTTAGTGGCCTACTAGCAACACTCCTGCGAGATGCTCCCTTCTCTGGTATTTATCTGATGTTCTACACACAGACGAAGAAGTTAATGCCCTATG ACCAATTGGATCCTGCATTCACGCCTTTAGTGAACTTCGGCTGTGGAACCTTTGCTGGAATTCTGGCATCATTGGCTACTCAGCCTGCTGATGTCATCAAAACCCACATGCAGCTGTCATCGGAAAAGTACCTCCGCACAGGCCAAGCGATTGCCTTCATTTTCAGG GAATATGGACTGCTTGGCTTTTTTCGTGGTGCCGTCCCGAGGGCCTTGCGACGCACACTGATGGCAGCAATGGCATGGACTGTATATGAACAAATGATGTCTAAAATGGGCTTGAAGTCTTGA
- the SLC25A38 gene encoding mitochondrial glycine transporter isoform X1 — protein sequence MSSSGSPQVELGSRVGVAAAAKGQGSPRRGAEMHPVLKAFVCGSISGTCSTLLFQPLDLLKTRLQTLQPTINGSGRVGMVNLLFKVVRTESLLGLWKGVSPSFARCIPGVGIYFSTLYVIKHHFLLDRSPTALESILLGGTSRTVAVVCMLPITVVKTRFESGRFGYESVHGALKNIYRSEGVHGLFSGLLATLLRDAPFSGIYLMFYTQTKKLMPYDQLDPAFTPLVNFGCGTFAGILASLATQPADVIKTHMQLSSEKYLRTGQAIAFIFREYGLLGFFRGAVPRALRRTLMAAMAWTVYEQMMSKMGLKS from the exons atgCACCCTGTGCTGAAAGCCTTTGTTTGTGGCTCCATCAGTGGGACCTGCTCCACCCTACTATTTCAGCCCCTAGACCTACTTAAAACCCGGCTACAGACCCTGCAACCAACCATCAATGG ATCGGGCCGTGTTGGGATGGTAAATCTGCTCTTTAAGGTTGTTCGCACCGAAAGCTTACTAGGGCTTTGGAAAGGGGTTTCTCCT TCATTTGCAAGATGCATTCCAGGTGTGGGGATTTACTTCAGCACTTTATATGTGATAAAGCACCATTTTCTGCTGGATCGCTCCCCTACAGCCCTGGAGTCAATACTCTTGGGTGGAACCTCACGTACTGTTGCTGTTGTTTGCATGTTGCCTATCACTGTGGTGAAAACACGATTCGAg AGTGGAAGATTTGGCTATGAGAGTGTGCATGGAGCTTTGAAAAATATCTATCGGTCAGAAGGTGTCCATGGGTTGTTTAGTGGCCTACTAGCAACACTCCTGCGAGATGCTCCCTTCTCTGGTATTTATCTGATGTTCTACACACAGACGAAGAAGTTAATGCCCTATG ACCAATTGGATCCTGCATTCACGCCTTTAGTGAACTTCGGCTGTGGAACCTTTGCTGGAATTCTGGCATCATTGGCTACTCAGCCTGCTGATGTCATCAAAACCCACATGCAGCTGTCATCGGAAAAGTACCTCCGCACAGGCCAAGCGATTGCCTTCATTTTCAGG GAATATGGACTGCTTGGCTTTTTTCGTGGTGCCGTCCCGAGGGCCTTGCGACGCACACTGATGGCAGCAATGGCATGGACTGTATATGAACAAATGATGTCTAAAATGGGCTTGAAGTCTTGA